In Rahnella sikkimica, the following are encoded in one genomic region:
- a CDS encoding formate/nitrite transporter family protein yields MSLYSPKEIASIAVTTGVNKSHASVLNLLILGFLAGAFIATGFLLDLHVIGTLPASWGSFSNLLGAAVFPVGIILTVLAGGELLTGNMMTLPIAWFARQISLYAVLRNWFWVTLANLLGSLAVAYFFGHVLSLTEGVYLSKTVATATAKVNADFMHAFISGIGCNWLVCLAIWLAFASKEVGGKVIGMWFPVMAFVAIGFQHVVANMFIVPAAIFAGALSWSQYFPNFAAVFLGNAVGGAGFVGLMYYLAYRPTVAAPATEQR; encoded by the coding sequence ATGTCCTTGTATTCACCTAAAGAAATCGCATCCATCGCTGTCACTACGGGCGTAAATAAAAGTCACGCCTCCGTGTTGAATTTGTTAATTTTGGGCTTCCTGGCTGGCGCATTCATCGCCACCGGTTTCCTGCTGGATCTGCACGTAATAGGGACGTTACCTGCATCCTGGGGTTCATTCAGTAATCTGCTGGGCGCAGCCGTATTCCCGGTCGGGATCATTCTGACCGTGTTAGCAGGGGGAGAACTGCTGACCGGTAACATGATGACCTTACCTATTGCCTGGTTTGCGCGTCAGATCAGCCTGTACGCTGTATTGCGTAACTGGTTCTGGGTGACTCTCGCTAACCTGCTGGGCAGCCTGGCTGTGGCCTATTTCTTCGGTCACGTTCTCAGTCTGACCGAAGGCGTGTACCTGAGCAAAACCGTTGCCACCGCCACCGCAAAAGTGAACGCAGACTTTATGCACGCTTTCATTTCCGGTATCGGCTGCAACTGGCTGGTATGTCTGGCGATCTGGCTGGCCTTCGCCAGTAAAGAAGTCGGCGGCAAAGTGATCGGGATGTGGTTCCCGGTGATGGCGTTCGTGGCTATCGGCTTCCAGCACGTCGTCGCGAACATGTTCATCGTGCCTGCGGCGATTTTTGCCGGTGCACTGAGCTGGTCTCAGTACTTCCCGAACTTCGCGGCCGTTTTCCTCGGCAACGCGGTCGGCGGCGCGGGCTTCGTGGGTCTGATGTACTACCTGGCCTACCGTCCGACCGTTGCAGCACCGGCGACTGAACAACGTTAA
- a CDS encoding NupC/NupG family nucleoside CNT transporter — MSRILHFVLALAVVAALALLVSRDRKNIRLRFIVQLLVIEVLLAYFFLNSSVGLGFVKGFSDLFEKLLGFAAEGTGFVFGGMSDKGLAFFFLKVLCPIVFISALIGILQHIRVLPFVIRIIGTVLSKINGMGKLESFNAISSLILGQSENFIAYKDILSKMSEKRMYTMAATAMSTVSMSIVGAYMTMLEPRFVVAALVLNMFSTFIVLSLINPYKVDSEEDLQIGNTHQGQSFFEMLGEYILAGFKVAIIVAAMLIGFIALISCLNALFDVVFGITFQGVLGYVFYPFAWMMGVPSHEALQVGSIMATKLVSNEFVAMLDLQKVATELSPRGVGILSVFLVSFANFSSIGIVAGAIKGLNEHQGNVVSRFGLKLLYGSTLVSVLSASIAGLVLA, encoded by the coding sequence ATGTCCCGAATATTGCACTTTGTATTAGCGTTGGCCGTTGTCGCTGCACTGGCTTTACTGGTGAGCCGTGACCGGAAGAATATCCGTTTGCGTTTCATTGTTCAGCTGTTGGTCATCGAAGTCTTATTAGCCTATTTCTTCCTGAACTCTTCTGTCGGTTTAGGTTTTGTGAAAGGCTTCTCAGACTTGTTTGAGAAATTATTAGGATTCGCTGCGGAAGGGACCGGCTTCGTATTTGGAGGCATGAGCGATAAAGGATTAGCGTTCTTCTTCTTGAAAGTCTTGTGTCCGATCGTGTTTATTTCCGCACTGATCGGTATTTTACAACACATTCGTGTCCTGCCTTTCGTCATCCGTATCATCGGTACGGTCTTGTCGAAAATTAATGGCATGGGGAAACTGGAATCTTTCAACGCCATCAGCTCCCTGATTTTGGGTCAGTCAGAAAACTTTATCGCGTATAAAGATATTCTGAGCAAAATGTCTGAAAAACGTATGTACACCATGGCAGCCACAGCGATGTCGACGGTTTCTATGTCGATTGTGGGTGCGTACATGACCATGCTGGAACCGCGCTTCGTTGTTGCTGCGCTGGTGCTCAACATGTTCAGTACCTTCATCGTACTGTCGTTAATCAACCCTTATAAAGTTGATTCAGAAGAAGACCTGCAAATCGGTAACACGCACCAGGGTCAGAGCTTCTTTGAAATGTTGGGTGAATACATCCTGGCTGGTTTCAAAGTTGCCATCATCGTTGCCGCCATGTTGATTGGTTTCATCGCACTGATTTCCTGCCTGAATGCGCTGTTTGATGTGGTATTCGGTATCACCTTCCAGGGCGTGCTGGGTTATGTCTTCTATCCATTCGCATGGATGATGGGCGTGCCAAGCCACGAAGCCTTGCAGGTCGGCAGCATCATGGCAACCAAACTGGTTTCCAATGAATTTGTTGCGATGCTGGATCTGCAAAAAGTAGCGACCGAACTGTCACCACGCGGCGTGGGCATCTTGTCCGTGTTCCTGGTGTCTTTCGCGAACTTCTCGTCTATCGGTATCGTTGCCGGCGCTATCAAAGGCCTGAACGAACACCAGGGCAACGTGGTTTCACGCTTCGGCCTGAAACTGCTGTACGGCTCAACGCTGGTCAGCGTGTTGTCAGCTTCTATCGCGGGTCTGGTACTGGCGTAA